GTCTGGTAGATCCGCACACCCACTTGGTACACGGCGGCTCCCGCGAACACGAACTGGAGTTGAAGCTGAAGGGTGTGCCGTATCTGGAAATCCTGGCCCAAGGCGGCGGCATTCTCAGCACTGTACGGGCCACCCGCGCGGCCTCGGAAAACGAGCTGTATGAAAAAGCGTGGAAAAGTTTGAATATCATGATGCTGTACGGAACGACGACCGTAGAGGCCAAAAGCGGCTACGGACTGGCACTGGAAGACGAGCTGAAGCAGCTCCGGGTGATCAAGCGGTTGAACGAAACTCATCCGGTGGACCTGGTCTCTACGTTTATGGGCGCCCACGCCGTGCCGCCGGAGTACAAAGGCCGTTCAGGTGAGTACGTCAAGCTGGTGATCGATGAGATGCTGCCGGAAGTGAAGCGGCAGGGGCTGGCCGAGTTTTGTGACGTGTTTTGTGAGCACGGCGTGTTTACAGTGGACGAATCGCGAGAGATTCTCGCGGCCGCCAAAGAGCTGGGCTTCGGTTTGAAACTGCACGCCGACGAGATCGAGCCGCTCGGCGGGGCACAACTGGCGGCGGAGCTGGGCTGCATTTCGGCGGAGCATTTGCTTGCCACCACCGACGAAGGTTTGAAAGCGATGAGCGACGCGAGCGTGATCGCCGTCTGCCTGCCCGCCACCTCGTTCAACTTGCGGGCCAAGTCGCACGCAAGGGCAAGGGACATGATAGAATTAGGAGTGCCGGTAGCGCTGTCCACGGACTACAACCCGGGCAGTTCACCCACGGAGTCGCTGCAGTTGGTGATGACCCTTGCGTGCCTCCATCTCGGTATGACGCCGGAAGAAGTGATCACGGGCATGACGATGAACGCCGCCTGCGCGATCGGCAGAGGCGACGTGATCGGCAGCCTCGAGCCGGGCAAGCAGGCCGACCTGGTGCTGTTTGACGCGACCAACTTGGCGTATCTTCCGTATCATTTTGGCATCAACCATGTGGATACGGTGATCAAGAAAGGACGTATCGTGGTGGCCGACGGACAGCTTACAGTGTAAACCGCGAGAGAAAGAAAGAAGAACGACAGATGAACGATCAACTGGAAGAACGGATTGGCCGCCACACTGCCCGTTGGAAGGTAACCCATCTCATCGATCATCAGCATCCGGGGCTGCATAATACAGCCCCGCCTCCTTCATTATCTCGATGAATGATCTGTAATCCAAAACCTTTTGAACAAACTTGTTTAACGAATCGCGGTGTAGGATAAAATGGATATTTTTGATAATACTTCTGTGGCAGTGCCCCCCGATTCTACAATGGTTCTCGACATGGTACCGGTCAATTGACACCACCATGCCGAGATGTAGATGAACGGAAACACCATATTTCTGTTGAAAAGCCAGGAAAGTTCCGCGTCGTGAACAAGCGTTCCAGATATGAGCAGATGGGAGAGTTTGATTGGGTCCTGTTCATGTCATCGGCCTCATTTCGTGGGCTTACAATATCATGTGTCCAATGACTTCTTCCACGACCTTGACGACTTCACCTTCGTGAATGAGCTGGTGAATGTTGCACATGTCGGGGTATAACAACCTGTCTTCCGTAAGCATTGGAACTTGCTTGCGAATCATGCGATATACTTCCCCTGTTGCTGGTGAAGGTTTGAGGGGATGATGGAAATCCAGTGCTTGAGCCGCCGTCATCAGTTCAATGGCAAGAATATGTTCAACTTTCATGGAGATTTGATAAGCTTTTCGCGCTGCATTGTAGGCAAAACTTACAACATCTTCTTGAATTGCACACGTGGGAATATTGTTTATCGTTGCCGGATGGGAGAGTGCTTGAATTTCCGCAAGCAACCCAGCCGCAGTGTACTGAGGAATCATGTACCCATTGTTCAGCCCTGGATTGACGACTAGAAAATCCGGTAGTTCACTGACGTGGTAATTGACCAACCGATCAATTCTTCGCTCAGACATTTTTGCCAGATTTGCCATCGCAACGCACATGGCATCCGCAGACATACCTACATAGGTTCCATCAAAATTCCCACCCATGAGGGCAATGCCATCGTCATCCAAGGGGTACACAATGGGATTGTCGCTCACGGAATTCATTTCGTTTACGATATTTTCCTCTGCGTCTTTCAAGGCCTTTTTGACGGCGCCGTGAACTTGTGGAATGCACCGCAAACTAAGGGCATCCTGAAGTCGATAATCCTTGTATGTTTCTGCGATTTCACTTCCACTTAGAATGCGCAAAATCGTTTCTGCAGTCTGTACCTGCTCAGAGTGTTTCTTGAGTGCATTTAGCCGACTATCAAACGCCTTGACGGTCCCTTTTAACGCTTCAAGTGACATCGCTCCGGCAATGTCCGCTGTTTTTACAGCTTGAGTTGCATTGTAAAGTGCGAGCGCCGCGATGGCCGTGACGGATGTGGTCCCGGTTATGAGCGCCAATCCTTCTTTACAACTCAGATTAATCGGTTGCAGTCCTGCTTTTGCAAGGGCATCGCCACCTGACAACAACTGACCTTGATACCAAGCACTTCCCTCTCCCATGAGAACCAACGCCATGTGTGCTTCCGGTGAAAGATAACCAACGGATCCATCTCCAGGCGCAAACGGGACGATGTGATGATTGAGCAGTGAAGCAATTGCCTTCAACACTTCAAGTCGAACCCCTGAGAAACCTTGACCAAGTGCTAACAGAATCATAAATTGCGTAGCCCGGACAATCTCATGTTCGAGTGGTTCTCCGACGGAAACCGCGTGTGAGTAGATGATGTTCCGTTGTAGTGTTTGTGCATCTTCCGGGGATATCACTTTGGTTACATTACTGCCAAATCCGGTTGTAACCCCATAAATCAAACGGTTTTCTTCAAGAAACTTTTCAATTAACCCTCGGGATTGGTTTACACGATCACAATATGCTTGTGAAAATGACACTTTTGCCCCATATCGGGCAACGGCCACAAGATCTTGAATCGTAATATCGCCACTGCCAAGTGTAACTTGTTTAATCTCCTTTGGATGAGGGCGAACGGGTGTCACTATAGGATTCGTCATCTCTTAACCCCCTCTTAAGCGTAAATAATGCCTTCCACAATTCACAATCAATCTATTTTGGTTTATATGAGAGACAGGAAACCCCTCTCACCATGCTCGTCATTCCAACGCCAACCTGCCCAAGGAAAAACGCCTTGGGCAGGTTGATTCATGAGTAAATAGACTCCGTGTATGACGTTTCATTGCAACTAGGGGTGGAGGTAGCATCCGATGAATTTAACGCCATTTCGTAAATAAGTGGTAACGGGATGTGAAAAGTACCGAAAACCATTATGAAATGGAACTTAGCTATTTCCCGCCTTGATCCCATCGAGATTTAAGCGTTTGATATGGGAAAACAAGCGGGAGCTCCGACTCCTATACTTCTAGGAACCTGGGCAAATGGCGGCAAAATGACCGGATGCTCCTTCTACCCCAACTAAGCAATGTTATCTAAAACTTACTTCGGTATGTTACTCGCTACTTCTCTGATAGCGCTATCCTTTCGATGAAGCGGATTGCTCGCTTCGTTTAAGGTAAGACGTCCCGTCTCTGGCGCCCAAGCAATCGAAATGATGGTCCCCACTAATAGAACCAGGGTCATCCCAATCATAGAAGATGTTAAACTCATCAGTGGTAGGAAGAAGGTTCCAACTGCTGAACCCACACGGCTGATGGCTGTGACTACACCAACACCGGATGCACGAACTTCTGTCGGGAACAATTCAGCTGGATAAACCAGCGTCAAATTAGAAACTGCCGACATGACAAACGTAAAGATGGTAAACGCGATAAACTGAAAGGTCTGCATACTCGTAGGCAACACGATCACAAGGAACAACGTGATGGTGAGTACAGCAAACGAGTAGATAATAAACCCTCTGCGCGTCATCTTCTCGGTAAACCATACTCCTGCAATCGAACCAACAAGTAAGAAGATGTTCAATAACGTATCAACGAGGAAGTTTTCCGCATATCCCAACTGCTTCAAAATAGTTGGTAAGTAAGTATAGATTGCAAAGTACGGAAGCACGATACAGACGTAAAACAGACTGCCAAAAATGGTGCGCAGCCGAATCTGTTTTGTAAAGAGATCTTTAAACCCAAAGGAAGCTTGCTTAGATTCTGCAATCATATCGTCAATCTCGATGTTTGAACCAATGTACTTCTTCACAATTTGACGTGCCTCTTGTTCACGTCCCATGCTAATCAGCCATCTTGGTGACTCCGGTGTACCAATTCGCAGCAGTAAAACAATGACCGCTGGAATTGCACCCGTTGCCAACATCCAACGCCATGAATCCGGGCCGATTTTCTCCAGGTAGTATCCAACCAGTGTTGCAAACGTGTACCCAAGCGTCCACAGAACATTCAAAGCAGAGAGTAGAGAACCACGATATTTCTTTGGAGCAAACTCGGCGAGCAATGTCGAACCTACTGCGTAGTCTCCTCCTAAAGCAAGACCAATAAGGATACGTAAAATAAATAGAGTAACTGGGTCGTTCACAAAAAACTGCAAGACGGAAGCAATCGTTATGATTACAAAGTTTGTAACGTAAATCTTCTGTCTACCAATTCGATCAGATAACCAACCTAATAGTAAACTTCCGAAAAATAAGCCTATTAACGCTGAACTTCCGAGCAACCCTTGCCAAACGGGGCTAAGATTCATTTGGTCCCCTAAGAGGCTCAGCGCCATACCGATCATTCCAAGCGCGTATCCGTCACAGAAGTTCGATCCGAACGTAAGGGCAGTAATTCGCAAATGGAATTTGTTTAATGGAGCATCATCAATCTGGATTCTTTGTACAGTCATCCAACGCTTCCCCCATTCTTTTATAATAGCAATAATATTCTGAAATTAATTGGTTGCAATTAAAAGTATGATTTTGTGTGTCTGGTTTACATTTTGTTTACATTCATTATAATTGGCTAAAAATCGAAGGCTCTAGAGATAATCCTTCGATTTATTAGCACAATATTGCTTTAGTTGTGTTTGCCAAACAAAAGTTACCACATTACGAATCGAAAAGTTGACCACCCCGAAGAACAAAGAAGGCTGTCAGAAGGAGTGTCCATGAAGAAGGGGTTAGTACCACGCACGCCTATAGTCGAAAAGGAGCCTGAATACTATGTTTCTTGATTCAGTCGTGATTTTCCCAAAGTCCAGTGATTCCAACTGCTTCGGTGTGATCCCTGCAATCTGAGATTTGAGCTCAATCCAGATAGCGTCAACATCCTCGGGTGTCAGTTCAATTGTTTTACATTTAGCATGCACGAAACGGAACAACGCTTGATCTCCGTCCTGATCCAATTGGCCCAAACACACGGCGACATGAGAGAATCCAAATGGCGCATCCCCTCCCGCTGACCCACCGGGAATTAGTCGGTACCTCCAGAGAAACGATCAACCGTCTGGTACGCTAGCTCCAAAAGGAGGACATCATCGCCATGAACCAAAAGGAGTGTATCATCCTGGATCTCGCCCGGCTGTTGAATCGACGAAACCGTTGATAAAGAACGGCGATTGATCCGTTCCTGACAGCTTATGAACCAATCTGGCCATTCCAACAAGGGGGATTGTTTTTCCGGGCGAGCGACAAGACCTGAGCCCCACCGAGCATTTTGGAAAGCACATGGTCATCATGGCAATTTCCTCTAAGTGAAACGCTCTTTGCCCGCGTCCCGGTCCTGAAAGTTCCAAGCGATCTTGCACTGCTTCATTGCCGACACAGACGAAGCGAGACGGAAATTTGATGCATGCGATATTGACCACACACGCCCCGGCTTTTGGCGATCCAATTGATAAACAGCATTCAAAGGTCACGGTCCGACGAATGGGCGTAACAAAAACTCTACCCGTTATTCCGACCGAATGGGATGGAACGGCGAGAGAACAGCACGATGCCGACAGTCTGGAGCCACTTTCACCCGTATGTCGATCGTATGTCGATTTCCCGGGAAATCTCGAAGTGCGTTACCCGTTAACCACTTCCCCGCCGTTAGGATGCAAAACCTGCCCCGTCATATACGACGCATCGTCCGATGCGAGAAACACGTAGCACGGTGCCACCTCGCTCGGTTGTCCCGCCCGCTGCATCGGAGCGTTGGAGCCGAAAGTGGCCGTCTGTTCCGCGGTAAATGTTGAGGGGATCAGCGGTGTCCAGATCGGTCCCGGCGCTACCGCGTTGACCCGTATTCCCTGCTGGATCAATGCCTGTGACAACGACCGGGTAAACGATACAATCGCACCTTTGGTCGACGAATAATCGAGCAAGATGGCATTCCCGCGATAGGCGGTGATCGACGTCGTGTTGATAATGGCACTCCCTTCGCGCAAATGGGGCAGCGCCGCTTGGGTGAAGTAGAAACAGGAAAACACATTGGTCTGAAATGTCCGCTCCAGTTGCTCCGGTGTGATTTGGGCGATGTCAAGCTGCGGATGCTGTTCGGCGGCATTGTTCACCAAAATATCCAACCGTCCCAATTGGCGAACCGTCTCTTCCACGGCGGATCGGCAAAACGCCGGATACCGGATATCCCCCGAAATCAACAAACACTGCCGGCCATGTACCTCCACCCTTCGTTTTGTTTCCTCCGCGTCAACATGCTCATCCAAATACACAACCGCCACATCCGCCCCTTCTTTGGCATACGCAATCGCCACCGCCCGGCCGATGCCGCTGTCACCACCGGTAATCAATGCCACCTTTCCCTGCAATTTGCCACTCCCACGATAAACAGGGTCCTCCGCTTTCGGCTGTGGTACCATTTCCGCCTCAATTCCGGGTTGCCGGGACTGATGCTGGGGCGGTTGCAACACTTTTTTGGGTTGGTTGCGTTCACCCATTCTGATCACACTCCTGTGAATTGGTATTTTCCTCCTTTCCCAGCCTTCCCGAACCGAACCGACCACAAACTACGGGCAACCCAGTGAAAACCCAGCCTCACATGGCCATCGTTTTGTCTATTTGGGAGTCAACGGCGGAAACGGACATAGGGGAGTTGATTTACCAACGGACACCGCTTGCCAGCGCCGATGAGGCGCTGCCAACGATTGAACAATGGATGCATGAAATCACACCGTGAAATTGGCACTCGTTCTTGAACATACGTTGAATTGTGACATTTATCACTGTGATCCGTCCTGATCCGGGATAAAGTGAGAACAGCAAGACACCCAAAAATCTTCTGACAGGGAGGGAAAGCCGATGTCAACCGCTCAAACCGCAACTCTGTATGAGCGATTGGGAGGGGAAGAGGGAATCGCCACGATCGTGCGAACGTTTTACGATCGTGTGCTGAACGATCCGCTGTTGCAACCGTTTTTTCGTCACACGGACATGAAACGCCAACGACGCCACCAAACGCAATTTCTCATCTACGCCACCGGTGGAGCCCCACGATACACGGGTGCCACCATGAAAAAGGCTCATGAAGGACTGGGCATTCGTCATCGGCATTTCGACGCCGTTCTCCATCACTTGGCGGATGCTCTTCGCCACCATCATGTGGAAGAGGAGGTGATCGCGGAGATCACGAAGCGGTTGGAACCGCTCCGTGCGGAAGTGGTGGAGGCGGAGTGATGGGCAACCCATTCGGAACGTGATACCTGCCGTTTGGGAGCCACCCGATTTCTTTGTAAGACGGGTTCTTTTCGCCGGAAAGAGGCCTTTTTGGACAGACAGTGATGAACAGCGAAAGCCGTCTCCCCACAGAGTGGAGTTGGGAGACGGCGATGGACCAAACGATATGGGAAACTTGCGGGATGGATCAGGTAACAACCCCCGATTCCAACAATCCGTGGATAGGCGTACTGTTGCCGGGACCTCCGTCTTTCCGATTGCGTATGTTGAAATGTTTGTCGAATTGGATTTGTCCGACCTTTTCACCGCATAATGACGGGCAAAGGCCTGTACGGACGGACAGGTGATCGAGTGGTCTCCGCCTGCGATCAATGCGCAGCTGTCCGTTCGTACAGCTCGCCCCATCCTCGCAAAATATTTTGATGACAGCGGAAGATGTCCGTCGTGTGCATGCGAATATTTCCCACTCTCTCACCGTCATCGATGACAAATCCAGATCCGTGATCGGCATCATAAGGGGCAAACGAGCACCAAACGGAACAAATCGCGTCGGGTGCTTCACTGGCAGCAGAAGGGCTGATCGACGAACGAGAAAGGGGAACGCCCACAATTCCCGCCACCATCTCCTCCTTTCCGTCCCAGGGTGCGATCCACCGACTCACCTTCCAATCCATCCGGTCCGACCCGCCGCGACGCTCGATCAAACGAGGAGACTCAATATATTGAAACGACATCGGTCTTCATCCTTTCAACCGCCTCATTCGACAAAAACACCCCACCACTTTTCAGGAAAGCGATGGGGCCCGGGATTGCCCGTCACATCTCGTGGAAAGGTGACCCTTTATCCCCTGGCGGTTCATACCCCGACGCTGCTTCTTCCAAAGCGGCCGACGCTGTTTCCCAAGCTTCCCACTCCACCCGGTCAGGCACCTGAAACGCTTCTACCGTGGCCAAATTTCGCGCACGCCGAGCTTCCCTTTCCAAACGGGCAGCCAGTTGGTGAAACCGTGCCCGCACACGTTGTTCAAACCGTTCCAGTCCTTGTTCCCTGCAATAGGTCAAGCAGTTGGGACACATCATCCATTTCGGCGTCCCGTCCACATACAGATCCCCAAACATCGCCCCGGCATAGAAACGGTCTTCGATTCCGCAAAAGTCACAATGCAATTCCTTTTTTCCGGTCATAAATCCCAGCTTCAGGCTTACCTTTCGTTGATCCTGTTCCACATGAATTTCATCGCTTTTCTTTTTCTCCACCACTTTGAAGAACTGTTGAATCAGGTCCTTGACATTCTCTTTGGAAATCGGGGATTTCAAACGGGCAAATTGCCGTTTCAACCGTACAAACGGATTGCTGTTTTCGGCGGGCTCTTCCTCCGTCTCTTCTTTTTTCTCATGGTCATGGACAACGACGAGAAATTGGGGCGGCTCGTCTGTCCCATCGATTTCCCCGTTGATGACTTCCAATTCCGGCACCCGTTCTTCCATCGGTTCCATCGCGATTCCCCCTTGAGCACTCCTTGTTAATGGTTAAGCTACTCGGTGCCGGTTCCGTTTCCCTGCCGGTCCTCGAAACTAGACAAAAAGAGGAGGAAACCGCTGTATTGCGACACGAAATGCCCGTCGGATATGCAACAGATCCCACCGATATCGCATGTTTTTGACACGTCTTCGTCACCGCCGGACAAACTGGCCGTTTTTCACCACCACTCGACCTTTTTTGATGACCGTGTCGATCATACAAAAACGCATTGTGGAGCGGAGGCAAAACCAGATCCGCCTGTTTCTCTTCTTTCAGGTACAGATCATCCCCCCGCCCGATGGATGTGGTCAAATCTAGGTGATCCGGCTTACAATGCGATGGGAATCAGTTGGTTGGGGGGTTACTCGGGCTCGGTTTTGTCTTGTCGATCGGATATTGGACCACGGACTTTCTAGTTGTACAACGAACTTTTGCCGCGCGGGACATGCCGTCTGCACAAATCACGCCGATCTTTGCGGCGTTTTTCAAAATGATCGTCCCGTTCTTAGTGATTATTCCCGGATTGATCGCGGCAGTTCTGTTCCCGAAGTTGGGCCATCCGGGCGGACCGAGCTACAACCTCGCCCTGCCGCTTTTGATTCAACGTTACTACCCGCCGGGATTGTTGGGGCTTGGGCTTACCGCGCTACTCGCCAGTTTCATGAGCGGCATGGCCGGGAATGTAACCGCTTTTACGGACATTTGGACATACGATATCTATCAGGCCTATATCAAGAAAGATGCAAGTGACCAGCATTGTGTGACAGTCGGGCGTTGGGTAGTTTTGATCGGTATTTTGATCAGTATCGGCACCGCTTACATCGCGGCCGACTCTCCAAGTGTGATGGATTACTCATGAGTCACCGGTGTGTCTCATTTCGGTGCTACAGTCGTCTCCCGATGAATAAAACTCATCGGGAAAACAATTTCCCTGTCTTCAATCTGGTCCCCATCAATCTGCCCGACCAACACGGAGTTTTTTGTGTCCGTTGCTCATCTTAGCATACAATTTTCTTTTTTTGGTCGGTGACCTCTATCTAGAGAACAGTTGCATATCCAGCTTTTATTGCTGGACTTTTTTGGTCTTAATCAGGTCTCAAAAACGTTCGGAGACAAGAAAAACCATTCTTTTACAGAGTGGCTCCAGGTGTGGTCTATGGTAAGGACAATCCCGCGGCGCTAACTTTATGGCACGAACTAATCCCATCTAGCGCTTCCTAATTCGTGATATGTTGACGAACAATGTCTTGTTTCACTCTATGACCAAATTCAATCATTTTTGATATTATATTTTAAAGGAAAAATGGTAGGAAGTGATCCGATACAATTACTTTCGTCATTTGAGGCAGCCGAGGAATGTCAAGACGAAGGGAAATTGATATGCATCGCGAAGCCAAGATACTATTTTTCCCACGGACTTTCTTAATTTCCTGCAACAACTCACGGTCAACTCTTTATTCTGCTTGAGCGTTAAATAGGGTCAAAATATCAGAAAGAGGGAAGAGTATGCTCGAAAAATTAGATCAGATTAATTGGAAAAGTTTAGTCCATGCATATGGATCGGCCGAGGATGTTCCCGGATTAATTCGGGATTTAACTTCTTTAGAGGAAAATGTTCGTAAAAACGCATGGCGTTCACTGTACAGTAATATTTGGCATCAAGGAACTGTGTGTGAAGCAGCGGCACGTGCGGTTCCATTTTTCATTGAGCTATTGGAGTATGAATCTG
The Polycladomyces zharkentensis DNA segment above includes these coding regions:
- the hutI gene encoding imidazolonepropionase, producing the protein MKPQRVDLLVHNIGLLVTMRGKPGPRRGRDMSDVGAVTGGSVAIADGKIVAAGPEADVWAEIAGLAVDRTLDAKGRLVTPGLVDPHTHLVHGGSREHELELKLKGVPYLEILAQGGGILSTVRATRAASENELYEKAWKSLNIMMLYGTTTVEAKSGYGLALEDELKQLRVIKRLNETHPVDLVSTFMGAHAVPPEYKGRSGEYVKLVIDEMLPEVKRQGLAEFCDVFCEHGVFTVDESREILAAAKELGFGLKLHADEIEPLGGAQLAAELGCISAEHLLATTDEGLKAMSDASVIAVCLPATSFNLRAKSHARARDMIELGVPVALSTDYNPGSSPTESLQLVMTLACLHLGMTPEEVITGMTMNAACAIGRGDVIGSLEPGKQADLVLFDATNLAYLPYHFGINHVDTVIKKGRIVVADGQLTV
- the hutH gene encoding histidine ammonia-lyase, producing the protein MTNPIVTPVRPHPKEIKQVTLGSGDITIQDLVAVARYGAKVSFSQAYCDRVNQSRGLIEKFLEENRLIYGVTTGFGSNVTKVISPEDAQTLQRNIIYSHAVSVGEPLEHEIVRATQFMILLALGQGFSGVRLEVLKAIASLLNHHIVPFAPGDGSVGYLSPEAHMALVLMGEGSAWYQGQLLSGGDALAKAGLQPINLSCKEGLALITGTTSVTAIAALALYNATQAVKTADIAGAMSLEALKGTVKAFDSRLNALKKHSEQVQTAETILRILSGSEIAETYKDYRLQDALSLRCIPQVHGAVKKALKDAEENIVNEMNSVSDNPIVYPLDDDGIALMGGNFDGTYVGMSADAMCVAMANLAKMSERRIDRLVNYHVSELPDFLVVNPGLNNGYMIPQYTAAGLLAEIQALSHPATINNIPTCAIQEDVVSFAYNAARKAYQISMKVEHILAIELMTAAQALDFHHPLKPSPATGEVYRMIRKQVPMLTEDRLLYPDMCNIHQLIHEGEVVKVVEEVIGHMIL
- a CDS encoding MFS transporter; translation: MTVQRIQIDDAPLNKFHLRITALTFGSNFCDGYALGMIGMALSLLGDQMNLSPVWQGLLGSSALIGLFFGSLLLGWLSDRIGRQKIYVTNFVIITIASVLQFFVNDPVTLFILRILIGLALGGDYAVGSTLLAEFAPKKYRGSLLSALNVLWTLGYTFATLVGYYLEKIGPDSWRWMLATGAIPAVIVLLLRIGTPESPRWLISMGREQEARQIVKKYIGSNIEIDDMIAESKQASFGFKDLFTKQIRLRTIFGSLFYVCIVLPYFAIYTYLPTILKQLGYAENFLVDTLLNIFLLVGSIAGVWFTEKMTRRGFIIYSFAVLTITLFLVIVLPTSMQTFQFIAFTIFTFVMSAVSNLTLVYPAELFPTEVRASGVGVVTAISRVGSAVGTFFLPLMSLTSSMIGMTLVLLVGTIISIAWAPETGRLTLNEASNPLHRKDSAIREVASNIPK
- a CDS encoding SDR family oxidoreductase, with amino-acid sequence MGERNQPKKVLQPPQHQSRQPGIEAEMVPQPKAEDPVYRGSGKLQGKVALITGGDSGIGRAVAIAYAKEGADVAVVYLDEHVDAEETKRRVEVHGRQCLLISGDIRYPAFCRSAVEETVRQLGRLDILVNNAAEQHPQLDIAQITPEQLERTFQTNVFSCFYFTQAALPHLREGSAIINTTSITAYRGNAILLDYSSTKGAIVSFTRSLSQALIQQGIRVNAVAPGPIWTPLIPSTFTAEQTATFGSNAPMQRAGQPSEVAPCYVFLASDDASYMTGQVLHPNGGEVVNG
- a CDS encoding group I truncated hemoglobin, yielding MSTAQTATLYERLGGEEGIATIVRTFYDRVLNDPLLQPFFRHTDMKRQRRHQTQFLIYATGGAPRYTGATMKKAHEGLGIRHRHFDAVLHHLADALRHHHVEEEVIAEITKRLEPLRAEVVEAE
- a CDS encoding sodium:solute symporter family transporter yields the protein MSIGYWTTDFLVVQRTFAARDMPSAQITPIFAAFFKMIVPFLVIIPGLIAAVLFPKLGHPGGPSYNLALPLLIQRYYPPGLLGLGLTALLASFMSGMAGNVTAFTDIWTYDIYQAYIKKDASDQHCVTVGRWVVLIGILISIGTAYIAADSPSVMDYS